One Pseudoalteromonas rubra genomic window, TGGCATTAATGCTGGTGGTGTTTTGCGTGCAGCTGCTATTATTACGTGTTCACCAATCTAAAGCACATCAGCTGGATTTATCTGAAACACGGGAAAAAGCCCTGTCAGAGGCCAATGCGGTGCTGGAACAAAAGGTACTTGCCCGAACAGCTGAAATAGAACAAGTGGGGGTATTACAGCGCAGTATTTTAGCCAGTGCGACCTACGCAGTGATTGCAACCGATGTTCAAGGGATGATCACGGTTTTTAACCCCGCAGCGGAGAAGCTGTTGGGTTACAAAGCACAAGAGATGATAGGTAAGTGCACACCTGCTGTGTTTCATCTGGAACTGGAAGTGGCCCAGCGCGCTGAACAGTTAACGGCGGAACTGGGTTACCCGGTAGAGCCTGGTTTTGAAGCCTTTGTGGCGAAGGCGCGTCATGGCAAAAACGATGTGAACAACTGGACTTATGTCAAAAAGAGTATGCAATTAACGCCGGTACGCCTGAGTGTGTCGCGCCTTCAGGACAACCATGGTCAGTTGGTTGGCTTTTTGGGGGTTGCTTACGACCTGACTGAGCAGTTGGAGCATGAACAGGCGCTGGCGGAAGCAAAGCAAGTGGCCGAGCATGCAACGCGTGCCAAATCAGAATTTTTGGCTAATATGAGCCATGAGATACGCACCCCTATGAATGGCCTATATGGCACTTTACAGCTGTTGACTGAAGAAACAATGTCTGGCAGAGCCAGGGAGTATCTGGATAAAGCCACTTATTCGGCCAAGGCACTAATCACCATCATCAATGACATTCTGGACTTTTCTAAGATTGAGGCAGGAAAACTCTCCTTGGAAGTTCGGCCATTCAATTTGACGGAGTTAATTAACCATATTCAGGCAGACTTGCAGGCTGTGGCCGCTCAGAAAGGGATTTATTTAAGTACTGTTGAGCATTTTGATCATGCCTGTTGGGAGGAGGATGCCGTCAGGGTTCGACAAATACTCCTCAACTTAATTTCTAATGCAATTAAATTTACCCAAAAAGGGGGAGTGGACCTTGAGATTGAGGAGGTGCAGGGCGAGCCTGGTGTGGTGTTTAGTGTGCGCGATACAGGCGTGGGTATCGGTAAAGAAGCGTTAGGCCGATTGTTTCAGCGTTTTGAGCAGGCAGACAAGTCCACGACCCGTAAGTTCGGGGGAAGCGGCTTGGGACTATCCATCACGCATTCTCTGGTTGAACTGATGGAGGGGACCATTGAGGTGCAAAGTATGGAAAATGTGGGTAGTGTTTTTACGGTGTACCTGCCACTTGAGAAAAGTGCACAGGCCGAGCTGTCTGAGAGTGGGATCGCACTCCCTGATCTAACCGGCGTGCAGGTGTTAGTTGCAGAAGACAATGAAATTAACCAATTGGTGGTTCGTGCGTTGCTCAATAAATGTAATGCAGACATTACTATGGTATGGAACGGTCAAGAGGCTGTCGAGCAGGTAGCGCAGCAGTGCCCGGAGTTTGTATTGATGGATATTCAGATGCCTGTGATGGATGGCGTCGAGGCATGTAAACTCATAAAACAGCAGCACCCGGCATTGCCAGTGATAGCCTTGACTGCTAATGTGTTAACCGAAGACAGGCAAAAGTATCAGCATGCAGGTTTTGATGGCTATATCGCAAAACCAATAGAACAAAAAGCGCTTTGGCAGGTGATTTCAGCACATGCACCGCAACCCAATAGAATGTCGGGTCGGCTGAAATCTCTATAATGAGCTATGATAGTATTACCCTCGTTAATTAACTCAGGCTGTCAGACCTGTCTTAGTGTGGGTGTAGAGTGGCATAACCCTGGGTAAACGGGATGGAATTCGATGTTTGAAATTGTGCACAGTATCGAGAGTTGTACGGTATTGGTGGTGGATGATGCGAAAGCGATCCGCAAGTTGGTAAGTGCGATATTAAAGCCTGTTTGTCGCACGGTGAGCTTTGAAAGTGCAGAAATTGCCTTAAAAGTGTGCCACAAAATTAAACCTGACCTGATCATTATGGACATTAACCTGGAAGGCATGTCCGGCCTACAGGCTTGCAAAATGCTTAAATCACAACCTGACTTGGCTGATATCCCCTTGATTTTTATTACCTCAAGTCAGGAGCCCCAAGTGCAGGAAAAGTGCTGGGATGCAGGTGCCGTCGATTTCATAGAGAAGCCGTTAGTTGCCAGTACGCTGGTTAAACGGATCTCCACTCATCTGAAATACAAAGTACAGGCGGACATTCTTACTAACCAATCCTTCGTCGATGGCCTGACAGAGCTATATAACCGCCGTTTTTTCGATATTGAAATTGATCGCCTGTTGAAGGATAGCCTGCGCCGGCGAGTACCACTGGCATTACTGCTTATTGATATCGACTTCTTTAAAAAATTCAATGACAGTCAGGGGCACCTTGAAGGAGATAAAGCGTTGAAAGACGTGACCCGACAAGTGTCGTTGTGCACTCAGCGTCCGGTCGATGTGGTGTGTCGTTATGGCGGTGAAGAAATCGCCGTGTTACTGCCCGATACATCAGTACATAGCGCGCAGGAATTTGCCTCTAAGGTTGTGCAAAGTGTGGCAAAGCTCGCCATTGCTCATCCAACATCGCCCTATAACTTTGTCACTGTGAGTGTGGGTTTATCCTGCACGGGCAGTGCAAAAGCCACTACGCCGGCCAAGCTCATTGAGCAAGCTGATGCTGCTTTGTACAATGCCAAAGAATCTGGACGCAATCAGTATCAGGCCAGTATGGCTGTTCCCTCTTAATAATGCCCAGCGGGTTAGTGCTTCACTGTCTGGTGTATCTTGACAATAATCTGGTGCACAGTGCACGCGCTGCACTATCCAGTTTATCGCCAAAGAGCTCGAAGAAAGAGATGTTTTTACGTTTTATATAGCCAATGCACACCAGTAAGAGCAGCAACCATATTAGCTGGTTTTGCCAGGCATTCAGTGCCCACTGGCCTTGCCAGGTAAATCCGGTGTCGTTGAATGGGTAAAAGTACTGGATGGGCCATTGATAGCCATCTGGCCCTTTGGAACCAATTAAGTCGGTGAATAAATGCAAATGGATGGCGATAAACGACATCAGCCAAACGCACCCTCGCCGGGTACGTGCCAGCAATCCGGCACAGGTTGCAATACCTATCGCAAACAACAGGTTGTGGCCATAGATATGATGCCATTGTTGATAGTATCGGGTTGTCCCCGAGAGCCAGTCAATGAGCAGTCCTGCACCGTCCAGATCCGGGGTTAAGCCAGCGACAGTAATGAATATACGTTCACGTTTTGTAGTCAGTGTGCTGGCACCGCATAGCCAGCTCATCATAAGGTGTGCACTGGGTGTCATGAGGTCCTTTGAGCAATATGTTTGTCTGATTTTGATTTTGCGACCGTTCAAGCTGAGTGAAGCGGTGCGCTTCCTTTGTGGATGATCCCACCATACACCGTTAGATGTCTACTTATATGGGGTAAACCCGCCCATTTACTGTGAAAACGCAACTAAAACAATGTGGAGTAAGGGGGCCAGGTAAGATGCGGGGCAGTTAGAGAATGAGAGACGAGCTAGTCAGAATGAGTCACTTAATTTGTGGGATTAGTATAAACTAGCCATATATTGGACTTAATACAGCAGTAAAAATGAGCTCAGCGCTACCCATTCAGGCCGTCTACAATGAACTTGTCTCGCAATTAACTACGCAGCCCCGCGTTTTGTTACAGGCCCCTCCTGGTGCTGGTAAGTCCACCTGGCTGCCGCTACAGCTCATGTTGGATGGGCACTTTAAGCGTATCATTATGCTAGAACCCAGGCGTCTGGCAGCCCGTAATATTGCGGGCTTTCTTGCCGCACAACTGGGCGAGTCTGTAGGTGAGCGTGTGGGATTGCGGATCCGTCAGGAAGTCAAAGTCTCTGATCGCACTCAACTTGAAATTGTCACCGAAGGCACATTAACGCGTTTGCTTCAGGCTGACCCTGAACTGGATGGCGTTGACTTACTGATTTTTGATGAATTTCATGAGCGCTCTTTGGCGGCAGATACCGCGTTGGCGTTTGCGCTGGAGTCGCAAATGGCGTTGCGCGATGACCTGCATGTACTGGTGATGTCAGCGACGCTGGACAGTGAACGGTATCAACAATTTCTAACATGTCCTCTGGTGCGTTCTGATGGACGTAGCTTTCCTATTGATAAAATTTATGTGCCGTTAAAAGATGAAAGCCGTTGGCTTGAACATATCCCGGCGATGGTACGCAAGGCCCTGAATGAGCAGACTGGCAGCATTTTAGTGTTCTTACCTGGAAAGAAAGAAATTCGCTATGTCTCAGATGCGTTGCGGGATACCTTTAGTGCTCAACCGGAGCTGATGTTAGCCACATTGTCAGGTGATCAGGACAAACAAGCTCAGCAGGCTGCCATTGAGCCTGCACCAACGGGCATGCGCAAAGTGGTGCTGACGACGAATGTTGCCGAAACTTCCCTGACCATAGAAGGGATCCGCATCGTTGTGGACAGCGGCAAGCGCCGGGCAGCTCACTATAATTTGCGCACGGGTGTCAGTGAGCTGGTTACGCAGTCCATTTCACGCAGTTCGGCGGTGCAACGTGCCGGGCGTGCAGGTCGTATTGAGGCAGGAGTGGTATACCGTTTGGGTAGTAAGGCTTTGTTTGAGCGTCGTGATGCCCATGATCGGGCGGACATTCTGTGCAGTGATCTGAGTGGTCTGATGTTGGAGGCTAAGGTGTGGGGTAGTGAGGTATCTGAACTGGCTTTGCTGGATAAGCCGACAGAGGCTCAGCTGTCTAAAGCGCAAGCCTTGTTACGTAGCCTGGAGTTAATTGATGACCGTGACCGCGTTACGGTGCTGGGAAAACAGGTTCAGTCATTGGGAGCAGACCCCAGATACGGCCATATGTTATTAAAGTCAAAAGAGCTTGAAGCCGATTACCCGGGGATAACTCGCCTGGGCTGTTATTTTATCGCACTGCTGGAAAGCCGAGTGTCAATATCTGCTGAGTTGAGTATCGCATTACAACAACAAGCGCAAAACCCACATGGTGCTTTTCGTCATCAGCTGTCGTATTGGTTGCGTCGGGCACAACTGCACCAAGCACAAGGGGAGCTCGCGATTGAACATCTGCCTGTCGTGATTGCGCTGGCATTTCCCGACCGTCTTGCGAAACGTCGCGGGCAGGGCTGGGTGTTAGCTAATGGTGCCGGGGTGAATGCGCACAAAGAATATTGGCTGGATGCTAATTATCTGGCAATTGCAGATCTCGGCGGTCACAAAGGGCAGCAAATCTTCAGTGCAACGGCATTCGATCCTAAACAATTATACGCTGCGTTGCCCTATTTGTTTGCTGAGCAGGATGTGTGTGAGTTCGAGCATAAGTCAGGGCAGTTCATCCACGAGCACCGCATTTGTCTCGGTCATTGGGTGTATATTGCTAAACCCGCAACGGGGCCGGTCGACACGGCACTGCGTACTCAAGCCTGGTTAACCCTGGTACGTCAGCAAGGCTTGCTGATTTTTAATGGCTATGCAGATTGCGAAGATTTACTAACCCGAATGACGCTGGCTCAGCGGCTCTACCCGGAGGAGTTTCGGGCTCTGGATGAACAGAGTTTGCTGGTGCGTCTTGAGTCGTGGCTTGGTCCTTATTTGGATAATATTAAGCAGTTACCTCAGCTGAAAAAGCTCGATCTTCATGCTGCTTTGTTGAGTACTTTGGAGTGGACACAACAGCAGCGCCTTAACGCGTTACTGCCTCAGCGTATTACGGTTCCCAGTGGATCAAATATACGTATTCAGTATCAGCTTGATGGACCTGCTCGTCTGGCGGTAAAAATGCAGGAAGTGTATGGCATGAGTCACAGTCCAATATTGTGTGAAGGGCGTTTACCTGTGCTGATGGAGTTACTTTCTCCCGCTCAGCGGCCACTGCAATTGACTCAGGACTTAGCCCATTTCTGGCAATCCAGTTATCGTGAAGTACAAAAAGAAATGAAAGGGCGCTATCCAAAACATTTCTGGCCAGATGATCCGGCAACCGCTCAGGCTACTAATCGGGTGAAGAGTCGAATGTAGTGCTAAGGTAATTATCTTGCCAATGTCGTATGTGAGCTAACTCTATAAGAAAGCGCAGCCAGCCGTTTTGTCCTAATGGAGCAGGTTCGCTGAGAGCGCTATGTACGGACTACATATGTACTCCTGACTTCAGCTCTAAATTGCACTTTGTCGCATAATTTTTAAAAGTAGCATCTTTAATATTAATATTTTCATGGTAATTTGGTTTTTTGATATATTTGTCAATAGGGTCTGGCTAAAGTGTATTTCTGTTTCATTTATGTTAATTTTCATTTGCAAGTTTGGTTTTGCTTGTTTAACATGAATACGGCACAAGGCTAAGACTGTTCTATCTTAAAAAGAAACGTAAGGAAAAGCCCATGAAAGCTTCTATCAATCGAAATAGTCATCGCTTAGGTGTGAAATCTAAAAAACTTAAGCAGTTAACCGATATCAGTTTGTCACAGGAACAGCTGGCTGAAGTCTTTGGCGGTGGGGGTGGAGCCGATGGTGCCCAACCTACACGTCCCTTCCACTCTGCGCCTTATTGTTGTCAGTAGAGTTTATATAAAGGATTGAGCATGAATGAATTTTACATCGTGGCGGGATGGGGAATACGTTTTCTTGAACTTATCGTTGTGCTTTTTGTAATTTTTTCTTTCAGAAAACATAGCTTTAGTTTATTTTTTGGTGGTAAGTCGAGTTTAAAAACACCTGCCGACCATAAAATGCATTCATGTTTTTTAACCGCGCTGGCTGTACTGGTTTTTCATGCCATCAGTGGTAGTTTAGCAACATACATGTTGGACATAGAGGCGGATAATCAGTTAGTGATTAAGCTGTATTACTTTGTGATCGTATGCACAACTGCTGCTTATGCTTCTACTTTGTATTTACTTCATGTTATCAGAGGGTGCCAGTTCACCAGAGTGGCTCGGTATAGTCTGTATATTACCTTATTCCTGATGTTATTAAATGCAGCCCAGCTGGTCTTGAGGGGGTATCTGGGGAATGAGCTTCTGTACTCTATATATGGCCCTGCAACTGTGATTGCTAATCTGTGTGAGTGGCTGATTGTTGCCAAGTATCCATTTTATAAATTTATGGAAACCCGGATCCGGCAGGAGGCTTAAACATGTTGCTACTCGTTCTTACCTCTTTGGCTATTTTTTTGATGCTCGGTATCATTATAGGCGCCTGTATTCAGGGAGCCCAATTGCATGGGCCAGAGCAAAAAGTGCAGGATTTTTTTTCGCGGTTTCGTGCTGAAGAAGACACCCGGCAAGAATTATATGAATCCGCATACAGGATAGTAATGGATTTGGGTGAGGCGCTGGATGAGGAAGATATTATCGCGCAATGTGATGCAGTGCGTAGTGCTCACGATAGAGCGCGCGCTTTCAAGGCTCAGGCGAAGGACCAACCAATACCCGACTCTCCCAGAGCAGCTAGACAGGGTCTGAAGGTGGTCAAATAAGTACGTTAAGAAGCTGACCCACAGCGGCAGATCAGCGTATTTTTTCGTATGACCTAAAATGTAATGATAGTCGACACTGCTTCTTCCTCAGCTGTTTCTATCGACATCTTAATGGTCCGTTTTTGCCAGTCTATATCCAGCATGCCATAGTTACTGCCAGACTTATTGATTAAGTGACGGTTACTGGTAGTGAGATCTGCGATGTCTGCACTGACAACGCCAACCTGACCTGTAGGTATGGTTGCGCCACTGCCAGCACAATTACCCCATTCACCTTTAACGCCATTGCCGCTTTCATCTACTTCGGTGTAACACCAGGATTTGTCATGATCTCGGGTAATGCACCCCTGATAGGTTACCGCAGCATATTTAGCAGGAAATTTGCACTGTTTGTTGTAGTTACCATCTCCTTTGGTATCGGCATAGACAGGCAAACGCAACGGGTTTTCGATGTGATATGGCCAGTTTTGTCCAAACCCGGAAGCCGTCACCTCATAAACTCTGGCCACGCTGCCATGTTCATTGCTGGCAGGAATATCTTTTTGTAGTAGCTCTCCCCAGTGTTGGTCGCCAGATAAGAAGATCACTGCTTTTGCATTACCTGCATTGATCGACTTTTGTACCAACCTCAGCAGGCGTTCGCGTTCCAGAGGGACTTCAGCCCAGGATTCGTAACTAGTACCCGACATGTCGGATTCTTGCAGGTTACTTATTGCCTGCTCGAACTTTTTACCATCTCCAAAGGCACAATAGTTATTCCGATTGCGACCCTGATATAAAGGAGGCAAAACCTGTATTCCACTGGCAATTAACTTGATTTCAGATGGCTTGCTGAGCTCTTTTTCCAGCCATTGCCACTGTTGTTCACCCAGAATCGTAGTCGCATCGCCTTCACAGGCACCATAGCTGGCAAAGGTAGGCGAACGAAAATAACGCGCATCTAGCGTGATCACATGGGTTTGTTCGCCTTTTTGTCCCAGAATTTTCGCTTCATAGATCCCTGCCTGACCGTTTAGTCTGGGGTCGTCCGCTTTGGCATCAAAATGGCGTAAATACTCCTGCTGGCTTTCGGCACGTTTAGGATAGTGTTTACCGTCATTATTACGGCCAAAGTCATGGTCATCCCAGGTGGCCATAACCGGAATTTCAGCAGCCAGAAACTTTTGGTAGTCTGCATTGCGCTTCTTATCATCATATTTTTGGCGCATAGTGCTCATGTCTTCGGTGTCAGCGTAAATATTGTCACCTAGCCAGAAAAATAGATCGGGCTTATGTCCTATTAGGCGTGCCAGAGCAGCAGGCATGTCTCCTTTTGTTTTAAAGCAGGAACCCAGCGCGACACGATCCAGGCGCTTCTCTGGTTTCGGGTGCGTGTGGCTCATCAGGGGAGCCGGTGCTTGTGTTGCACACTCTTCCCAGCTTCCCTGTTCGTCAACATAACACCAGGGGGCACTGTGATTGCGTGTAGAGCAGCCGTAAAACTGTTCACCCTGATAGCTGGAGGGTATTTTACAGCTTTTTCCGGAGACTGTGGTAAATGCGGGGATGGTTTCAACCCGGACATTGCCCCAGCTGGAGCCATCAGTGGTTTGTTTGAGATAGCACCACTGGCTACCAGAGTTATTTTTATCAGTTGTGCCCTGATAATTGGCACCCAAATAGTTAAATGTGTTCTGACACTGGTCGTAATGCACTTCTGGGGCACTCAGGACATGGAAGCTGCTAAATACAGTGCTGATGCTGAGTAGTAAGCGTATTGTCTTCATTATTTTACCTGGTATTAACGCAATCGGCGCAAACAAGTTGTGCTTGCAAGTTCTGTGTGTATTTCCTTTGTTAATTCAACCCAGATGTTATTTGCAAATAGCATAGTTTGGTGCACGGGAAGCCTCATCCTGTTGAGGAAGGCGCAATTTTAGAGACAGGATGTGAAATAATGTTTTCAACTTTATGTCAAAAAAAAGTTGGTTGACACCTTTGGTTTTATTGTTGCGAATTTTCGCTTCAGAGGTGCGTTAAATGAATTGGTGTGTAATGTGAAAGAGTTGAGGTGCGTGGTAAATCCTGTTTTTTGTATCTAAAAGGTGTACTTTGTATTCAGGGTGTTTTTCTTTGTTTTATTTTTGTTTCTATGAATCTGTTCATTGCTATCTTTGATTTGTTTTAGGCTGCTTATGGCGATTTTAAATGAATGGAAATAAAGTCTGGTAGGCTGCGAATTTATTATAATATCTAAATTTAATGATGAGTGAGTGGTCGCTTTCCTAATAGGTTAATGATGCGTTTTTGTGGATTTTTGATATTGTTTATAAAAAACAAATGTTTCATTGTTTTGTTTTTTGATTTTTTGTTTTTTCTTTTTTTATTGCATTTTTATTTGACAGGTTTTCATCTTTTGTGTTTTATTGAAGTCGGTTTTACTGAATAATTAAAAGGAAATTTAAAATGAAATTGTCACTAAAAAAACAAAACCTAAAAAACCTGAACAAACAAGAGCAACTGTTGCTTAAAGAGACACGCCAAATCGTAGGTGGTGGCTGGAATACTCAGACTGGATGTTACGAGCAAGGCTGCCAGTATCGCTAAGATTGTCGTTAACTCATTTGTTGACACACTGATTCATAAAGAATAAGGCCACAAAGT contains:
- a CDS encoding metal-dependent hydrolase — translated: MTPSAHLMMSWLCGASTLTTKRERIFITVAGLTPDLDGAGLLIDWLSGTTRYYQQWHHIYGHNLLFAIGIATCAGLLARTRRGCVWLMSFIAIHLHLFTDLIGSKGPDGYQWPIQYFYPFNDTGFTWQGQWALNAWQNQLIWLLLLLVCIGYIKRKNISFFELFGDKLDSAARALCTRLLSRYTRQ
- a CDS encoding diguanylate cyclase, producing MFEIVHSIESCTVLVVDDAKAIRKLVSAILKPVCRTVSFESAEIALKVCHKIKPDLIIMDINLEGMSGLQACKMLKSQPDLADIPLIFITSSQEPQVQEKCWDAGAVDFIEKPLVASTLVKRISTHLKYKVQADILTNQSFVDGLTELYNRRFFDIEIDRLLKDSLRRRVPLALLLIDIDFFKKFNDSQGHLEGDKALKDVTRQVSLCTQRPVDVVCRYGGEEIAVLLPDTSVHSAQEFASKVVQSVAKLAIAHPTSPYNFVTVSVGLSCTGSAKATTPAKLIEQADAALYNAKESGRNQYQASMAVPS
- a CDS encoding alkaline phosphatase D family protein — encoded protein: MKTIRLLLSISTVFSSFHVLSAPEVHYDQCQNTFNYLGANYQGTTDKNNSGSQWCYLKQTTDGSSWGNVRVETIPAFTTVSGKSCKIPSSYQGEQFYGCSTRNHSAPWCYVDEQGSWEECATQAPAPLMSHTHPKPEKRLDRVALGSCFKTKGDMPAALARLIGHKPDLFFWLGDNIYADTEDMSTMRQKYDDKKRNADYQKFLAAEIPVMATWDDHDFGRNNDGKHYPKRAESQQEYLRHFDAKADDPRLNGQAGIYEAKILGQKGEQTHVITLDARYFRSPTFASYGACEGDATTILGEQQWQWLEKELSKPSEIKLIASGIQVLPPLYQGRNRNNYCAFGDGKKFEQAISNLQESDMSGTSYESWAEVPLERERLLRLVQKSINAGNAKAVIFLSGDQHWGELLQKDIPASNEHGSVARVYEVTASGFGQNWPYHIENPLRLPVYADTKGDGNYNKQCKFPAKYAAVTYQGCITRDHDKSWCYTEVDESGNGVKGEWGNCAGSGATIPTGQVGVVSADIADLTTSNRHLINKSGSNYGMLDIDWQKRTIKMSIETAEEEAVSTIITF
- a CDS encoding CHASE domain-containing protein — translated: MIKPPDESHRGNRPLWQLIWPLLLVVGLGALGGWYSHQSHMQRIDARIKGAMADDLTRLTQAMEERMALYRYGLAGLRSAIQTVGAQHFTYDHMQRYKSSRYHEREFPGARGFGFIRFVPNESIAEFVQSTRQQRSDKQFSIKQITPHEQSLYVIQFIEPESRNKEAVGLDIGSEVMRRIAATEAAKRAAVTLTAPITLVQANQKAQHGFLILMPVYTQDSIPENSTERMAQLVGWSYSPILIDEVLGSLKGINRNLVLNVIDIDRQNSTLFFSHGEMQAELNQYRVHSISQLYGRTWRLELSPTTNYIEAQRLPSSYRAVREAVMITLALMLVVFCVQLLLLRVHQSKAHQLDLSETREKALSEANAVLEQKVLARTAEIEQVGVLQRSILASATYAVIATDVQGMITVFNPAAEKLLGYKAQEMIGKCTPAVFHLELEVAQRAEQLTAELGYPVEPGFEAFVAKARHGKNDVNNWTYVKKSMQLTPVRLSVSRLQDNHGQLVGFLGVAYDLTEQLEHEQALAEAKQVAEHATRAKSEFLANMSHEIRTPMNGLYGTLQLLTEETMSGRAREYLDKATYSAKALITIINDILDFSKIEAGKLSLEVRPFNLTELINHIQADLQAVAAQKGIYLSTVEHFDHACWEEDAVRVRQILLNLISNAIKFTQKGGVDLEIEEVQGEPGVVFSVRDTGVGIGKEALGRLFQRFEQADKSTTRKFGGSGLGLSITHSLVELMEGTIEVQSMENVGSVFTVYLPLEKSAQAELSESGIALPDLTGVQVLVAEDNEINQLVVRALLNKCNADITMVWNGQEAVEQVAQQCPEFVLMDIQMPVMDGVEACKLIKQQHPALPVIALTANVLTEDRQKYQHAGFDGYIAKPIEQKALWQVISAHAPQPNRMSGRLKSL
- the hrpB gene encoding ATP-dependent helicase HrpB, with protein sequence MSSALPIQAVYNELVSQLTTQPRVLLQAPPGAGKSTWLPLQLMLDGHFKRIIMLEPRRLAARNIAGFLAAQLGESVGERVGLRIRQEVKVSDRTQLEIVTEGTLTRLLQADPELDGVDLLIFDEFHERSLAADTALAFALESQMALRDDLHVLVMSATLDSERYQQFLTCPLVRSDGRSFPIDKIYVPLKDESRWLEHIPAMVRKALNEQTGSILVFLPGKKEIRYVSDALRDTFSAQPELMLATLSGDQDKQAQQAAIEPAPTGMRKVVLTTNVAETSLTIEGIRIVVDSGKRRAAHYNLRTGVSELVTQSISRSSAVQRAGRAGRIEAGVVYRLGSKALFERRDAHDRADILCSDLSGLMLEAKVWGSEVSELALLDKPTEAQLSKAQALLRSLELIDDRDRVTVLGKQVQSLGADPRYGHMLLKSKELEADYPGITRLGCYFIALLESRVSISAELSIALQQQAQNPHGAFRHQLSYWLRRAQLHQAQGELAIEHLPVVIALAFPDRLAKRRGQGWVLANGAGVNAHKEYWLDANYLAIADLGGHKGQQIFSATAFDPKQLYAALPYLFAEQDVCEFEHKSGQFIHEHRICLGHWVYIAKPATGPVDTALRTQAWLTLVRQQGLLIFNGYADCEDLLTRMTLAQRLYPEEFRALDEQSLLVRLESWLGPYLDNIKQLPQLKKLDLHAALLSTLEWTQQQRLNALLPQRITVPSGSNIRIQYQLDGPARLAVKMQEVYGMSHSPILCEGRLPVLMELLSPAQRPLQLTQDLAHFWQSSYREVQKEMKGRYPKHFWPDDPATAQATNRVKSRM